The genomic interval GCCCCCTTCCCTGGGCCTTCTGTCCTCGGCTTCCCCCTGAGGGTGCACCAGGTCTGGATCCTGGAGGCTGGTGATTGGGTTGACAAGGGGGGTTTGCTCTCAGCTTATCCGCGTCTtgcccctccctctccccgtTAACCTTAGTGGGTGATGTTGGCGGTGAGCTGGAGTTCAGGGGGAAGACGGGGAGTTTGGCCACAGCAGGAGTTCCTCTGAATCCGGAGGGCCCTTCAGATCTGTCAGGAGTTTTACAGCGAAACGTTGGAGTAGCGGAACGCTGGTCTGCTCGTGAGCACTGACGACCtatcatgatttaaaaaaacatagtGTGCATTAATTTAACCCTGTGGTCAATAGATCAAAAATCATGAaagttgcacacaaacacaaattcatatTCTGTTACCTGCTTGTAGTGGCTGGTTGAGTTCCTCCATCCAATCATGtagtgcagcagacagagctCTATCAGGACAGTACTCACACTCCTCATCTAGAGCATGTACAACATGGTGTCATTATATTAGAGGATACTACattacatacattcatacagtgaaaCAATACACAAGACCACAAGTACAAAAGAAGATTTACAACTTTCTCAGAACAAAACTTATCTTGTGTTTGCAGGTCTGTTAAAGCTACTGGATAAGCTGAGCTGTGAAAGCATTTTTTACACTTGTTGTCCTGGATTGTTGTTTAACATTACACTTTTTGCCAAAATTAATTTCTGTACTGTATACTTACACTGCAATATTATGTCATGtctaaaatttaaaaaaataataaaataagatacaCATCAACTCGATGTCTaaatattaaagataaaaacactATTACTGATCTTGAGTAGacgtttttcttgttttgttacTTATTTTTCTCAAATTTGGATCCTCACtagtataaaataatataaaatccCGGCCACGCAAATACTACATCCAGTAATTAGGTCACATACAACCAGCAGCCTATAGTCCTCCCTCAAAAATGTCCATCCTCATCACGGGCCTGTCCTTCATTGCTTTTCCCTTAAAGCCTGCGCcttgtttctccttcttcatctcATTTCTTCCTTCATCACACAATGCAATTACTCTCCATCactgtctctccctccacttAGTACTCAGAACATTTTGCACGCCAGTGGTTTCTCTCCTGCAAGTTCCCATCCAACTCCCTTGTTCTCTCTTTCTTGTGCTGGCTGTATTTTTCTGTCAGTGTAAATTAAGTACAATGACTATGAACCAAATGTCAAATTAAGGTGATGCAAGGGCTATTACAGCTCCACCAAGTGGACCATACTTCAAATAATAGGAATGTTCTTTTAACAAGTTCTGTCACTTTGCTAGAGtagatgtaaataaatgaaactggTAGAATTCGGTATTTGGGgaatattctttatatttttagcTGAAAGCACAGTAAGCGTCTTTGTCCAGGACAACAGGTGGAGCAATTCATTCTTAGtaaaaaatgttgtaatatAAGACAAATTGTATTGTCTGCTGgataaaattgtgtttgttgCCAAGCAACACAGGCTTATTAGACGTGTCTACTGAAGCAAGGAGACTAACTGTACATCGCTGTTGTTTGGCAGAGCCAATATTCGTTCATTAactgaagacatttcctgtctcATACACCGCCCCtcacctttcctctcctcttccccagCTCTGTACCAGCTCCCCAGCGTATGCAGTGGGATGTAGTTGGCCTCAAACTCGCAGTTCGGGTTCAGCAACAGGCCCCTAAGGTGGCTCCTCAACCCGGTCTCTCGACCCTTGAAAGGCCCCAGGAAGAGACGTCTGGAGTCGTAGTCATTCGCATGCAGGTTGTCCCAGATGAGCGGGGGACGCTGCAGGACAGACTCCACCTCCGCCAGGCAGTCTACTGACAGTTTCCTAGAGATAACCTTATTGCCTGTTGGCAGGAAGAAGGAAAAGGttctgagaaacacacaaatctcaACAGCCTGTAAGTAATTTCCTAATTCAATTTCCTTCTCAGAAAGTTGGAAAGAAATTTTAAAAAGGTTGCAGATCCCAAATCTACCATTCACTCCGAAGGCATTGCCCAGGGAGTTTAAAAGTTTGCAAGCTAAGTATATGTGTGTTGACAACATATTGTCATTCTGTCTAGATTTTGAcgagtgtgtttctgctgctgttttttagtCTGAGGAGGTTGTATGTGGATTTGTGCTGTTATTGGCAATGAAAGTACAGGTCAACTAATACGGTTATaaaaatcagaaaacaaaacaatactaCACTACTTAAAGaccctgttgtgtgtctgcagaatAAAGCTTTGTATTCGTTTGTCACCTGTCCATATCACTGTTATGTTGGGCAGTAGGTCCTCTCCAACAGTCTGCAGGTAGGGAGACTTGGATACACTGGGAGAACACAGAGAACCACAGTATTCTaagggaagagacagagagagagagagagagagagagagagagagagagagagtcaacgTTTATTAAAGAACAGTTTTTTTACACTCTGTAGAGCACACATCTCAACGTCCAGTCCTACCTGTTGGGCAAAAGAGGAAGACGGGTGGTTCCCCCAGGAACCGATACATGTCATTGGTTACATTGACCTGAGCATGGGCGAATGAAGAGAAGGCCTCGCTGTCGGCCTGACACAGGGAGTGATCGATGTCATCAAACAGAATGGCAAAGGCCTGGCAACCCAGGTCTGATACCTAGAGAGAGATGAGGTTATAAATGAGATGTTTAAGAAACAGAGGTTATAGGTCAAACCATGCAACAATTACATTTCAGTTGTATTGGGTATCTTATTGCATGTTATACACGTGTACCTGTCTCAGCTTGCGTTTGAGCAGGGTCAGgtcacaggaagaagaaaagacaatgtCCTGAccaggagagagggagtaaACGAACCTCAGGCCTCTCGACTCGGCCTCCACTATGAGAGTACGCAACTgacctgagaggagagaaaaaacatcttgaatTTGAAATTTAAAGTCAGAATGTTGAtccatttagtagtttttgcataataaaagtgaaaacataactttcttggcagaggtaaaaatacTATAATGGACAACATAAAACTGTTGATGCCTTGATTATGGCAATTCAAACTAAATGTACAAGTCATTTCAAAAGGGCTGTATCATATTTGAGACAGTTTATAATCACCCTGATGGAGGACAAAATGTCCCACCACAGCTCTGGTTATAACCAATTACTACTGTAGGGCTGAGGTACCCCACTGATTTAGAATTGCACGTCTGTCACGATGTCAGactcacaacaaacacactgagatcAATGGAATTCATATCTCAGCCGCATAAATGGTTTGCACACGCGGGCGGATGAATGCTCAGCTACACAGACTGACAGATTAGTCAATGGGATGTCCTTACCCTCCTCCTCGGGGGAATAGACTTCTCTCCACAACAGTCTGTGTTTAAGGTCATCTTTTGGACCATACAGGTAGGTGTTCAGCCCCCAGTGTTGCATCCTGGTGGACAAAGACAACGGCGTCAGGAGAAAACAAGTGTCAGTCTCAAGTGTCAGACAATTAGCTCACTCTCACTAAATAATATCTTCATCCAGATCAAACCTATTTTCAAtcatttatttgagtttattatttcttttttattacattttgattagtttttatttatattctccTCTAAAATGTTCTTATTATTCTATATTTCATTCTATAAACGCTTTGtaaatataattcaaatctttgtttttagTTGGCAGGGTGGGGACccctggagagacagagaagagttgagagtgaatgaatgagggaaggagaagaggaggagggacaaaaaaacaggaaaacaacaacaaacagcaagAAAATAGATCCAGTATATCGATCGCAGTGCTCCATGGCCACCTCAGTTACAGGAAATGACCTCCTGAATTATAAATAGAGCATAGTACTAGGAGTGAAAGAACATCTACACCAGCgtgcattcacacacaaacacacacacacatgcgcacgtacataaaaacatgaatcttgctctctctctctctctccctctggacATGGACCAGCTCTTGTCTTCCGAGTCATTTGTGGGAGGACTGtgttctctccctttctctctctgtgcttcaTTTCCTGGACAGATGGTCCGTAAGTCGCCTCCACAAAGCAGCAACCCacctctctcaaacacacacacacacacacacacacacacacacacacacacacacacacacacacacacacacacacacacacacacacacacacacacacacacacacacacacacacacacacattaactgtCCTGTAGCAGCATCCACAGCCCGCTTTGCCGAACTTATGCAACACTCAGTGAATTTTGCCGGCACCCCACACTCAAGTCTAAAAAAGCGaatctaaaaataaacctgGAGCCCACACGCTCAGCTCCTGCCACACCAACAAAGTTTGGAAGTCACATTCCTCCTCACAGCATCTTCTTAAAACAGCGATGGTCTGTGCAACAGTGTCGCTGCATCTGTAGCTACAGACAACACACACCATGCGTACGTAGCATGAAACATGTTTATGGACATGTTAGTGACTCagattatatgtttttattacaaatattcGAAAATGAAACTATATccatatatcatatcatatcttATCGTATCATATCTTATCAAATCCTTATAATAGGAGAAGAAACGCTGCGGTATAATGGTTTACTCTGTTTATTTAAGAGCAGAGGAAAGCAGCAAGCAGAGGGAACAACAGATCTCTGGGGAAACAGATGGCTGTGACTATTGGCTGTTGAACTATAAAAGTGTGTCACAGCTCCCACCAGAGATTTATCAGGTTCCACTCACAACATATCTCATAGGTCAGTGTATCGTCAAGAATTAATTGGTTCTCTTATAACAACAACGTCTACACACGACTCGTTGTAATGCCTGCAGGTGCTTCAAATGGCACTTTGACGGAAATAATCCTTTATGGGATGGAAATGCCTGATTCAGCTGATTCATGCTGAAAGCGTGTGTCTTTCTTTGTGAGCTGATGATGAACTGTTAATATAAAATGCTGCCGCGGGCTAAGTGAGGAGCTGCCTTTGTGTTGTTGAGTCAAAAGGAGACTCGGCTCATGACCCCGTTTCCTTTACGTTGGATTAATTGCTGATTCTTGTAGCACTCGTACTGCGGGCGACATTTGATTATCTTGAGTGTTGATTTTATCTGGTTTATATGGCTTTTGTCCAcgttttttatgttgttgtgatCTGCAGAAGAAAGAGTCCAGGCACTGAATGGGTGGAGACTCCCTGCAGCTCCCTGGTGTGAAGGTCGCTGCATGGAAAGAACAATGCTGTTGCTATATAAAGAGCTTGGAGCTCAGCAGACTTAGCTCAGTCAAGGTTAAGAGAACAATAATTCTCTATATACTGTATCAATGAATACAGATAGAATATAATTGCTGCCTTGCATGCTTCTACCAACCAGTTGCCGAAAAGTACTTTTTCATGATATAATGTCACAATGACCTTTTGGATATGAAATGTCGTCACTTCATTATTTGATCAAATTCGACTGGAAAGTTGCTTTGGTTTGattttgacttttgacctttgacactcCCCCAATATCTACTCaaggtcatccttgagtctgaGTGGACGTTGGTGCCTGACATGATGAAGTGTCTCctttacctccgccaaggtggttatgttttcacccctgtctgtttgtttgtttgttggtttgtatgcaagattacacaaaaacagctgaatgGATTACCATGGatcttggtggaagaatgtggtttTGGTTAAAGAAGATCCCTTtggattttggtgcagatctggatcagtagtggatccaggaatttctttttctctttaatgtGAGATAtcacgtttttcaacattttcattattcttCCAGTGAAAatttcatggatctagatgaaaaaaatcaggcatatttagggagcTAATATCTATGCGTTTGTGAAATATGCAGCTTgcttgaatttaaagggacttcttgggccttggcggagataagCGATCTACTGAATGCAATTCTAGTCGGTTTCACACTTCAATCTGGATCGACAGTACCATCCTTACAGCTGCAAGGCTTAAAGCAATATCTCATTTATtatctgctccctccctccctcctgtcctccATGGCTGGGCCTCAGGACGGAGGATGAGTCTGCCCTTTGCTACGGTGTCATTCTGTGTCAGTGATTCCTCTCTGGACTGCCTGGGGCTGGAATGAACATGTGACTCTGCGTTTAGCCCCCGAGGCGTCAGATCAGTGGCTCCTGAGCCTATGCCACACCTGTGATCACACAACGAACCCACGCCAGGTTAATTAACAGCTGATGACAGTGCATGCTGACACACTTACCACTGGAAGAGAACTTTCCTCTGATCCATAGACCAAGGCCTCCCATAGAATCCTGGagttaaaaacataaaagtgaCATGTGCATAAACACATTACTGATGCATTGAGTGAAGCTGTAAATCCTTCACATTTAATTGATAAACTCTAACATCGCTGATTAGTTCTACAAAGTCACACAGGGGATCTGCTCCTATAGTTCTGTGTGTACACTAACACGCTGTCCTAAGTTGATGTGTGTGTAAGCCTGGAATCAGATTTAAACTATGAATGTTATCTTCGCTGCAAATGCTACGATTCATGT from Hippoglossus stenolepis isolate QCI-W04-F060 chromosome 23, HSTE1.2, whole genome shotgun sequence carries:
- the si:dkey-183c6.8 gene encoding protein O-GlcNAcase isoform X2; protein product: MEEKNPFLCGVVEGFYGRPWSMDQRKVLFQWMQHWGLNTYLYGPKDDLKHRLLWREVYSPEEEGQLRTLIVEAESRGLRFVYSLSPGQDIVFSSSCDLTLLKRKLRQVSDLGCQAFAILFDDIDHSLCQADSEAFSSFAHAQVNVTNDMYRFLGEPPVFLFCPTEYCGSLCSPSVSKSPYLQTVGEDLLPNITVIWTGNKVISRKLSVDCLAEVESVLQRPPLIWDNLHANDYDSRRLFLGPFKGRETGLRSHLRGLLLNPNCEFEANYIPLHTLGSWYRAGEEERKDEECEYCPDRALSAALHDWMEELNQPLQAGRQCSRADQRSATPTFRCKTPDRSEGPSGFRGTPAVAKLPVFPLNSSSPPTSPTKVNGEREGQDADKLRANPPCQPNHQPPGSRPGAPSGGSRGQKAQGRGLCLGKGLLSESQVRLLVGLHYLPHEHGPSAQKLLQDLTWLKSNCHLVSSNSKKAPLKVDEWRGRASRFLSLCEDIAQLHCSVVGGANRAVLYDLYPYVWDLRNTALVAKAFICWLDGRVLSDSSTLGSWKNCFHWCGKTTGADLPGVESEPWAFKGGVSGEVQMLLPIGSSSDLFTHPPPLFPTSRLYNVRPYHTKDKVELYRMVRQLHLRTQGGQESSCAHPDIIGDRCLGPCLALCPEYSFILEDELGVCGCVLGIQDVRFFAKRCQASWLPAMRDKYPPKGGNTHPQELIQLMEEDQGEYPDSLLYHFPSQLRLDALPELVDVSVSRTLLTALLTALKANGSQGVFCEVQPTDRQRLEFLTKLGFLEILRGEARSREGVVLGRLL
- the si:dkey-183c6.8 gene encoding protein O-GlcNAcase isoform X1, with amino-acid sequence MEEKNPFLCGVVEGFYGRPWSMDQRKVLFQWMQHWGLNTYLYGPKDDLKHRLLWREVYSPEEEGQLRTLIVEAESRGLRFVYSLSPGQDIVFSSSCDLTLLKRKLRQVSDLGCQAFAILFDDIDHSLCQADSEAFSSFAHAQVNVTNDMYRFLGEPPVFLFCPTEYCGSLCSPSVSKSPYLQTVGEDLLPNITVIWTGNKVISRKLSVDCLAEVESVLQRPPLIWDNLHANDYDSRRLFLGPFKGRETGLRSHLRGLLLNPNCEFEANYIPLHTLGSWYRAGEEERKDEECEYCPDRALSAALHDWMEELNQPLQAGRQCSRADQRSATPTFRCKTPDRSEGPSGFRGTPAVAKLPVFPLNSSSPPTSPTKVNGEREGQDADKLRANPPCQPNHQPPGSRPGAPSGGSRGQKAQGRGLCLGKGLLSESQVRLLVGLHYLPHEHGPSAQKLLQDLTWLKSNCHLVSSNSKKAPLKVDEWRGRASRFLSLCEDIAQLHCSVVGGANRAVLYDLYPYVWDLRNTALVAKAFICWLDGRVLSDSSTLGSWKNCFHWCGKTTGADLPGVESEPWAFKGGVSGEVQMLLPIGSSSDLFTHPPPLFPTSRLYNVRPYHTKDKVELYRMVRQLHLRTQGGQESSCAHPDIIGDRCLGPCLALCPEYSFILEDELGVCGCVLGIQDVRFFAKRCQASWLPAMRDKYPPKGGNTHPQVNELIQLMEEDQGEYPDSLLYHFPSQLRLDALPELVDVSVSRTLLTALLTALKANGSQGVFCEVQPTDRQRLEFLTKLGFLEILRGEARSREGVVLGRLL